The following are encoded together in the Bradyrhizobium sp. CCGUVB1N3 genome:
- a CDS encoding EF-hand domain-containing protein, giving the protein MLFALGAVSGALDALQSLTSSKTSSTQQTGSTQGATNPFSIDSGSSTTSGASSSVNSGNCPQISPETMSALIAAQSQSSASTSSSSSSTSSSSSTSSSSTSMSPQDALKDLFSQIDADGDGKITKSEFENALGAGGTNVAQADDVFSKLDSNSDGSVSLDEMSKALQGGHHGHHQAESAGSSSGSGDASGSSSDGSSDPLTGATTTSATNSDGSTTTTITYADGSKVSMTTPAASSSSSSGSNSSGSNSATSSYNWIEQMIQREAQQLSATAASSLSVSV; this is encoded by the coding sequence ATGTTGTTCGCCCTTGGTGCGGTATCGGGTGCGCTCGATGCGTTGCAGTCGCTGACATCCTCGAAGACGTCCTCGACGCAGCAGACAGGCTCCACGCAAGGGGCGACCAACCCGTTCTCGATCGACAGCGGCAGCAGCACGACGAGCGGCGCGAGCTCGTCGGTCAACTCCGGCAACTGTCCGCAGATCTCGCCTGAGACGATGAGCGCGCTGATTGCGGCGCAAAGCCAGTCGTCGGCGAGCACGAGCAGCTCCTCCAGCTCGACCTCGTCGAGCTCCTCAACGAGCTCATCGTCGACCTCGATGAGCCCGCAGGACGCCCTGAAGGATCTGTTCTCGCAGATCGATGCCGATGGCGACGGCAAGATCACCAAATCGGAATTCGAAAACGCGCTGGGCGCGGGCGGCACCAATGTGGCGCAGGCCGACGACGTCTTTTCCAAACTCGACAGCAATAGCGACGGCAGCGTCAGCCTCGACGAAATGTCGAAGGCGCTGCAGGGTGGGCATCACGGCCACCACCAGGCCGAAAGCGCCGGCAGCTCCAGCGGCTCCGGGGACGCCAGCGGCAGCAGCTCGGACGGCAGCTCCGATCCCTTGACCGGGGCGACCACGACGTCCGCGACCAACAGCGACGGCTCGACCACGACCACCATCACCTATGCCGACGGCTCGAAGGTCTCCATGACGACGCCGGCTGCGTCGAGCTCATCGAGCTCCGGTTCCAACTCCAGCGGCTCGAACTCGGCGACATCGTCCTACAACTGGATCGAGCAGATGATCCAGCGCGAGGCGCAGCAATTGTCGGCCACCGCGGCCTCGTCGCTGTCGGTGAGCGTGTAA
- a CDS encoding MoxR family ATPase, producing the protein MAALDSTISNTLNKEPLFYRGGTQGPRRSLSELPLPARILGGQPDAYRASPSLIRAVNVAMSLRMPLLLAGEPGVGKTELATAICADLGLPVGTSLIRMTVTSDASKETILYRFDELGRLRDAYRDADDANPKPVRPMTRRTGDARSKEPISAYIAFVGLGRAILEAGGPNAPLQKLEAVGRGSRFRGELNVFQDLVADDLPIRQSPPIVLIDEIDKAPRDLPNDLLTELDLMQFDIPQLGVRVRLDNPRSWPIVIMTTNSERSLPEAFLRRCIFHHIDFPPQESRFPGDVTIGEIVRARLADISVSEALFDDALSFVHELRIQRGLGKRPATAEVLAWMRQLLDPERSGRTSVSSLRNLPSEQLEASLGVLLKSTPDLELGRNVLQSWLKQKT; encoded by the coding sequence GTGGCGGCACTTGACAGCACGATCAGCAACACTCTCAACAAAGAGCCGCTGTTTTATCGCGGCGGAACGCAGGGACCACGCAGGTCACTATCGGAGCTTCCCTTGCCTGCGCGAATTCTCGGCGGTCAGCCGGACGCATATCGTGCCAGTCCAAGCCTGATACGGGCGGTCAACGTGGCAATGAGTTTGCGGATGCCTCTGCTGCTTGCGGGTGAGCCGGGCGTGGGCAAGACCGAGCTGGCGACGGCCATCTGTGCCGATCTCGGACTTCCGGTCGGGACATCGCTCATCCGGATGACCGTGACATCCGACGCATCGAAGGAAACCATTCTCTATCGTTTCGACGAACTCGGACGACTGCGCGACGCCTACCGCGATGCCGACGATGCAAACCCCAAACCGGTTAGGCCCATGACCCGCAGGACGGGCGATGCTAGATCCAAGGAGCCGATTTCGGCCTACATCGCCTTTGTCGGACTTGGTCGCGCCATTCTCGAAGCCGGGGGGCCCAATGCGCCGCTGCAAAAGCTCGAAGCGGTTGGCCGGGGTTCCCGATTCCGCGGCGAGCTCAATGTCTTTCAGGATTTGGTCGCAGACGACCTGCCGATCCGCCAGTCGCCGCCGATCGTCCTGATTGACGAAATCGACAAGGCGCCGCGAGATCTGCCGAACGATCTGCTGACAGAGCTTGATCTGATGCAGTTCGACATTCCTCAGCTCGGCGTGCGGGTGCGCCTCGACAACCCGCGAAGCTGGCCGATCGTCATCATGACGACCAACTCGGAACGCAGCCTGCCTGAAGCTTTCCTGCGGCGCTGCATTTTCCACCATATCGACTTCCCCCCACAGGAGTCCCGGTTTCCCGGAGACGTAACGATCGGCGAGATCGTGCGGGCGCGTCTTGCAGACATTTCCGTCTCGGAAGCTCTCTTCGACGACGCGCTCAGCTTCGTCCACGAACTGCGCATACAACGCGGTCTCGGCAAGCGGCCCGCGACGGCTGAAGTGCTGGCCTGGATGCGGCAACTGCTCGATCCCGAACGATCCGGACGCACGTCGGTCTCAAGCCTTCGCAATCTGCCTAGCGAACAGCTCGAGGCGTCGCTGGGCGTGCTCCTCAAATCGACGCCCGATCTCGAATTGGGGCGCAATGTGCTTCAATCATGGCTCAAGCAGAAGACATAG
- a CDS encoding serine protease codes for MDPRDRFLDVVKIQSTNPDQSGTGWLVRPGLVLTALHCVANEKTWQRADKVYAYLGRELSKDQTRPIAAEVVWPPPVPQGTVPPDIAVLLLKDEAARPQREMQFADWPEDDTVAWTVGFPRAQAKNQPHERVAHVNLPGKCWTFSEKPPTIAFNSTLSVPANDAAAWKGLSGGPLVAGNLILGVMRRYPDGWDPASVLEAEPIGALLSQDQHLCNLLGATPPLPKARNIIITDIPPEFRKLSQIIHFFDRTTIAGSVIDTIVDATANGTSVEIIAYGQEQDRCGDLVMRIHEEALPRLFQDRTSGLLAVSWPQDSNDPVSAVKTMCRNTARNMLLSPPWPEKWEEIAAQLKGHSVAPWFHVSLPAKPTPLDFHLITEWRQCWAGVQRARGEAAGYVLTFEGRPADGNLLEQLKKPATGLLSKSVYLGPHSLEHVKAWPDDIRNLILLKVLQSDRPVELQSLARSLEPHVTSRGWINFTQKDLLWLLEGQI; via the coding sequence ATGGATCCGCGGGACCGATTTCTCGATGTGGTCAAGATCCAGTCCACCAACCCCGATCAATCAGGGACAGGTTGGCTGGTACGGCCGGGATTGGTCCTGACCGCGTTGCACTGCGTGGCCAATGAAAAAACCTGGCAGCGCGCGGATAAGGTCTATGCCTATCTCGGGCGCGAGCTCTCGAAGGACCAAACACGACCGATCGCCGCGGAGGTCGTCTGGCCACCGCCCGTTCCCCAGGGAACTGTACCACCGGACATCGCCGTCCTCTTGCTCAAGGACGAGGCGGCGAGGCCGCAGCGCGAAATGCAATTTGCCGACTGGCCAGAGGACGACACGGTCGCCTGGACCGTGGGATTCCCACGTGCCCAGGCGAAGAACCAGCCTCATGAGCGCGTCGCACACGTCAATCTGCCCGGGAAATGCTGGACGTTCTCGGAGAAGCCTCCGACCATCGCCTTCAATTCAACCCTCTCGGTGCCTGCCAATGACGCAGCCGCGTGGAAAGGCCTCTCTGGTGGACCGCTTGTTGCCGGTAACTTGATCCTCGGTGTCATGCGACGGTACCCGGATGGTTGGGATCCCGCGAGTGTTCTCGAGGCAGAGCCAATCGGCGCCCTCCTCAGTCAAGATCAGCATCTGTGCAATCTGCTCGGCGCGACTCCTCCGCTGCCCAAGGCGCGCAACATCATCATCACGGACATTCCTCCGGAATTTCGCAAGCTGTCCCAGATCATCCACTTCTTTGACCGCACCACGATTGCCGGAAGCGTCATCGATACGATCGTCGATGCGACCGCAAATGGCACATCCGTGGAGATCATCGCCTACGGCCAAGAACAGGATCGATGCGGCGACCTGGTTATGCGCATTCACGAAGAGGCCTTGCCAAGGCTGTTCCAGGATCGCACGTCGGGACTGCTTGCGGTGTCCTGGCCGCAAGATTCCAATGACCCCGTTTCCGCCGTGAAGACGATGTGCCGCAACACGGCCCGCAACATGCTTCTAAGTCCGCCCTGGCCCGAGAAATGGGAGGAGATTGCCGCCCAATTGAAGGGGCATTCGGTGGCACCCTGGTTTCATGTCTCGCTGCCTGCCAAGCCCACGCCACTCGACTTTCATTTGATTACCGAATGGCGGCAATGTTGGGCAGGTGTCCAACGCGCGCGCGGCGAGGCCGCGGGATACGTTCTCACGTTTGAAGGACGGCCGGCAGATGGCAATCTGCTGGAACAGCTCAAGAAACCTGCGACTGGCCTTTTGAGCAAGTCGGTCTACCTCGGCCCGCATTCCCTCGAACATGTCAAAGCGTGGCCGGACGATATCCGCAATCTGATCTTGCTGAAGGTCCTGCAAAGCGATCGCCCCGTGGAACTCCAGTCGTTGGCGCGCAGCCTCGAACCGCATGTCACGAGCCGTGGCTGGATCAACTTTACCCAGAAAGATCTGCTTTGGCTTTTGGAAGGACAGATATAA
- a CDS encoding trypco2 family protein, whose translation MSTEPEGGLGIAAAIANLRAELETAMADGAGKALRFSAEEITLELSVGFTVSKDGKVGIKVWVAEAGGGLKRDDTGSHKVTLKLKIDGSNRIADDSAQRLPTPDDPPKPNANG comes from the coding sequence GTGAGCACGGAACCAGAGGGCGGATTAGGAATCGCAGCTGCAATCGCAAATCTTCGTGCCGAACTCGAAACGGCGATGGCCGATGGCGCAGGAAAGGCGTTGCGCTTCTCGGCCGAGGAGATCACGCTGGAACTCTCAGTCGGCTTCACTGTGAGCAAGGATGGCAAGGTCGGAATCAAAGTTTGGGTTGCCGAAGCGGGTGGCGGCCTCAAGCGGGACGACACCGGCAGCCACAAGGTCACCTTGAAGCTCAAGATTGACGGATCCAACCGGATCGCCGACGACAGCGCCCAGCGCCTGCCGACCCCCGACGATCCTCCGAAACCGAATGCTAACGGATAG
- a CDS encoding P1 family peptidase: MKNLLTDIAGVRVGHAHDEKLASGATAIVFDQPAVAAIDVRGGGPGTREDALLDLANTVERVDAIALSGGSAFGLETGGGVQAWLAEQGRGFRVREALIPIVPGAILFDLLNGGDKAWGRFPPYRDLGYAAAASAGTDFAIGSVGAGLGATTANFKGGLGSASAVTSNGIKVAAIAAVNAVGSVTVGDGPWFWAAPFEVGGEFGGRGLPDTFTDDMLKMRIKGGPAASPRENTTIGLVVTDATLTKAQAKRLAMIGQTGFARAIYPVHAPTDGDVLFAAATCEKPIDPIVGLTEVGMVAANVVARAIARGVYSATVLPFAGALPSWKDRFG; the protein is encoded by the coding sequence TTGAAAAACCTCCTCACCGATATCGCCGGCGTCCGCGTCGGGCACGCCCACGACGAAAAGCTCGCCTCGGGTGCGACCGCGATCGTCTTCGACCAGCCGGCGGTGGCGGCGATCGACGTGCGCGGCGGCGGGCCCGGGACGCGCGAGGACGCGCTGCTCGACCTTGCCAACACGGTCGAGCGCGTCGATGCGATCGCACTGTCGGGCGGCTCGGCCTTCGGGCTCGAGACCGGCGGCGGCGTACAGGCCTGGCTCGCCGAGCAGGGCCGCGGCTTCCGGGTCCGCGAGGCGCTGATCCCGATCGTGCCGGGCGCGATCCTGTTCGATCTCCTCAATGGCGGTGACAAGGCCTGGGGCCGCTTCCCGCCCTATCGCGACCTCGGCTACGCCGCGGCAGCCTCAGCCGGCACGGACTTCGCGATCGGCAGTGTCGGCGCCGGCCTCGGCGCCACCACGGCGAACTTCAAGGGCGGGCTCGGCTCGGCGTCCGCCGTGACCAGCAACGGCATCAAGGTCGCCGCGATCGCCGCGGTCAACGCGGTCGGCAGCGTAACCGTCGGCGACGGCCCCTGGTTCTGGGCCGCGCCGTTCGAGGTGGGCGGCGAATTCGGCGGACGCGGCCTGCCGGATACCTTCACGGACGACATGCTCAAGATGCGCATCAAGGGCGGGCCGGCCGCGAGCCCGCGCGAGAACACGACGATCGGCCTCGTCGTCACCGATGCGACGCTGACCAAGGCGCAAGCCAAGCGCCTCGCCATGATCGGGCAGACGGGCTTTGCCCGCGCGATCTATCCCGTGCATGCACCGACCGACGGCGACGTGCTGTTTGCCGCCGCGACTTGCGAAAAGCCGATCGATCCGATCGTCGGCCTCACCGAGGTCGGCATGGTCGCAGCCAACGTCGTGGCGCGCGCGATTGCGCGCGGCGTGTACAGCGCGACGGTGTTGCCGTTCGCCGGCGCGCTACCTTCGTGGAAGGATCGGTTCGGCTAG
- a CDS encoding PAS domain S-box protein, which translates to MLAPNDRSTFLSTLPAARSDRTAALTIVGVSSILFALAVPFARVPLARVPAFVASYQSALAVSDVITAVLLLSQFAVLRTRALLMLSTGYLFTAAAAVAHALTFPELFAPTGLLGAGPQTTAWLYMIWHGGFPLFVLAYAWLKDAGGGVKIRGTVRRAILGSILGSAVAVIAFAWIVTAKHDLLPDLLRDGRFTPTQIGVISFVWSLSAAALVTLWFRRPHSVIDVWLMVVMCAWLFDIALSGILNGARFDLGFYAGRIYGLFAASFVLAVLLIENVRLQAQTMDLLGMLRRQTASERDRFGERERLFSSVVESSNDAIITKTLDGTITAWNRAAERVFGFSAAEAVGQPIDIIMPEGRREEMEEILARTRNGEVIEQHETVRVNKSGQPLDVVLSLFPLWSSDGKIIGASKIARDITERKRTQAALNREVEERERIFETSQDLILVTDGYGNFVQVSPSVKDILGFSPEDMIGHNATEFIHPDDLEGTREEMRAARRGLTKRSFEARYPHRDGHDVTLNWLGTWSEPVKRHFFIGRDLTEKQAAEAQFRQAQKMDAIGQLTGGVAHDFNNVLTVITGTIGILSEAVVDRPDLTAITRLIDDAAERGAQLTRHLLAFARKQPLQPREVDANALVVEAAKLLRPTLGEQITISSQLTEDAWPALVDPSQLTTAILNLALNARDAMPDGGTLVLETRNVFLDDSYASMNPDIIAGNYVMIAVSDTGIGIPAAMIERVFDPFFTTKEVGKGTGLGLSMVFGFVKQTGGHVKIYSEEGHGTSVKIYLPRSSGVQETPLEALRNVPIEGGDEKILIVEDDALVRQYVVTQVRSLGYNALEAANAAEALTLIDGNADIDLLFTDVIMPGAMNGRQLADEAARRRPALKTLFTSGYTENAIVHHGRLDSGVLLLAKPYRKSELAGMLRIALGS; encoded by the coding sequence GTGCTGGCACCGAACGACCGAAGCACCTTCCTTTCGACCTTGCCAGCCGCTCGGAGCGATCGCACTGCAGCATTGACGATCGTTGGCGTCTCGTCGATTCTGTTCGCGCTGGCCGTTCCCTTCGCCCGCGTGCCGCTTGCGCGCGTTCCGGCCTTCGTCGCGAGTTACCAGTCCGCGCTCGCCGTCAGCGACGTCATCACTGCGGTGCTGCTGTTGTCGCAATTTGCGGTCTTGCGGACCCGCGCGCTGTTGATGCTCTCAACCGGCTACCTCTTCACCGCGGCCGCAGCCGTTGCCCACGCCCTGACCTTCCCCGAGCTGTTTGCGCCAACCGGACTGTTGGGCGCGGGTCCGCAGACCACCGCCTGGCTGTATATGATCTGGCACGGCGGCTTTCCGCTCTTCGTGCTCGCCTATGCTTGGCTGAAGGACGCTGGCGGCGGCGTCAAAATAAGGGGGACGGTGCGCCGCGCGATCCTCGGCAGCATACTCGGATCGGCCGTGGCGGTCATCGCCTTCGCTTGGATCGTCACGGCCAAGCATGACCTGCTGCCGGACCTTTTGCGCGACGGCCGCTTTACGCCCACACAGATCGGCGTGATCTCGTTCGTATGGTCCTTGAGCGCCGCCGCCCTGGTCACGCTGTGGTTTCGGCGGCCGCATTCGGTGATCGACGTCTGGCTCATGGTTGTCATGTGCGCCTGGCTATTCGATATCGCCCTGTCGGGAATCCTCAATGGCGCGCGTTTCGATCTCGGTTTTTATGCGGGGCGCATTTACGGCCTGTTCGCGGCGAGCTTCGTGCTGGCGGTGCTGTTGATCGAGAATGTCCGCCTGCAGGCGCAGACCATGGATTTGCTCGGCATGCTGCGACGGCAAACGGCTTCGGAGCGCGATCGTTTCGGCGAACGCGAGCGGCTGTTCAGCTCAGTCGTGGAATCCTCCAACGATGCCATCATCACCAAGACGCTCGATGGCACCATCACCGCGTGGAACCGCGCCGCCGAGCGCGTGTTCGGCTTCTCCGCGGCGGAAGCCGTCGGACAGCCGATCGACATCATCATGCCGGAAGGTCGTCGGGAGGAGATGGAGGAGATCCTCGCCCGCACCCGCAATGGCGAGGTCATCGAGCAGCACGAAACCGTGCGCGTGAACAAGAGCGGGCAGCCGCTCGACGTCGTGCTCAGCCTGTTCCCGCTGTGGTCGTCGGACGGCAAGATCATCGGCGCCTCCAAGATCGCCCGCGACATCACCGAGCGCAAGCGAACGCAGGCGGCGCTCAATCGCGAGGTCGAGGAGCGCGAGCGCATCTTCGAGACGTCGCAGGACCTGATCCTGGTCACTGACGGCTACGGCAATTTCGTCCAGGTCAGCCCGAGCGTGAAGGATATCCTCGGCTTCAGCCCGGAGGACATGATCGGACACAACGCGACGGAGTTCATCCATCCCGACGATCTCGAGGGGACACGCGAGGAAATGCGCGCCGCGCGGCGCGGCCTGACCAAGCGCAGCTTCGAGGCGCGCTACCCCCACCGGGATGGGCACGACGTCACGCTGAACTGGCTCGGCACCTGGTCGGAGCCGGTGAAGCGCCATTTCTTCATCGGGCGCGACCTCACCGAGAAGCAGGCGGCGGAGGCGCAGTTCAGGCAGGCGCAGAAGATGGACGCCATCGGCCAGCTCACCGGCGGCGTCGCTCATGATTTCAACAACGTGCTCACCGTCATCACGGGCACAATCGGGATCCTGTCCGAGGCCGTCGTCGACCGGCCCGATCTGACGGCGATCACCAGGCTGATCGACGATGCGGCCGAACGCGGCGCGCAATTGACCAGGCACCTCCTCGCCTTTGCCCGCAAGCAGCCGCTGCAACCGCGCGAGGTCGACGCCAACGCGCTGGTCGTGGAAGCCGCCAAGCTGCTGCGCCCGACGCTCGGCGAGCAGATCACCATCTCGTCGCAACTGACCGAGGACGCCTGGCCGGCGCTGGTCGACCCGAGCCAGCTCACCACCGCGATCCTGAACCTCGCCCTGAACGCGCGCGACGCCATGCCCGACGGCGGCACGCTGGTCCTGGAGACCCGCAACGTCTTCCTCGACGACAGCTATGCGAGCATGAACCCCGACATCATCGCCGGCAATTACGTGATGATCGCGGTGAGCGACACCGGCATCGGCATTCCGGCTGCAATGATCGAGCGGGTGTTTGACCCCTTCTTCACGACGAAAGAGGTCGGCAAGGGTACGGGACTTGGGCTGAGCATGGTGTTCGGCTTCGTCAAGCAGACCGGCGGGCACGTCAAGATCTACAGCGAGGAAGGTCACGGCACGAGCGTGAAGATCTATTTGCCGCGCTCGAGCGGCGTGCAGGAGACCCCACTCGAGGCGCTGCGGAACGTGCCGATCGAGGGCGGCGACGAAAAGATCCTGATCGTCGAGGACGACGCGCTGGTGCGCCAATATGTCGTGACCCAGGTCAGGAGCCTCGGCTACAACGCGCTGGAAGCGGCGAACGCGGCGGAAGCGCTGACGCTGATCGACGGTAATGCCGATATCGACCTGCTCTTCACAGACGTGATCATGCCCGGCGCCATGAACGGCCGCCAGCTCGCCGACGAAGCGGCCAGGCGCCGCCCGGCGCTGAAGACGCTGTTCACGTCAGGTTATACCGAGAACGCCATCGTCCATCACGGCCGGCTCGATTCCGGGGTGCTGCTGCTCGCAAAACCCTACCGCAAGTCCGAGCTCGCCGGGATGCTCCGCATCGCGCTCGGCAGTTGA
- a CDS encoding response regulator: protein MTRILVIDDQKDVRAMVSIVLRVNRFEVVEAESGAAGLKAFGEAAFDAAIVDIFLADTSGLEVMTAIRESSPNFPIVAVSGMTALDFMEEAPGLANVVCLQKPFRPNDLLQALKTAQAGKLKAVV, encoded by the coding sequence ATGACCCGCATTCTCGTGATCGACGACCAGAAGGACGTCCGGGCGATGGTGTCCATCGTGCTCAGGGTCAATCGTTTCGAGGTGGTTGAGGCGGAGAGCGGCGCTGCCGGGCTGAAGGCATTCGGCGAGGCGGCGTTCGACGCGGCGATCGTGGACATTTTCCTGGCCGACACCAGCGGCCTCGAGGTCATGACGGCGATTCGCGAGAGCTCCCCAAACTTCCCGATCGTCGCCGTCTCCGGCATGACCGCGCTCGACTTCATGGAGGAGGCGCCGGGCCTTGCCAACGTCGTATGCCTGCAGAAGCCGTTCCGGCCCAACGATCTCCTCCAGGCGCTCAAGACGGCGCAGGCGGGCAAGCTTAAGGCCGTGGTCTGA
- a CDS encoding branched-chain amino acid ABC transporter substrate-binding protein, which yields MKSLKLIGLAFGASVALSTAAYAQDITIAVAGPMTGTESAFGRQMKNGADLAVADINAAGGVNGKKITLNAEDDACDPKQARSVAEKIAGAKIPFVAGHFCSSSSIPASEAYADGNVLQITPASTNPLFTERKLWNVARVCGRDDQQGLIAAQFIAKNYKGKNIAILNDKTTYGKGLADETKKALNKAGITEKLYESYNKGDKDFNAIVSRLKKENVDLVYVGGYHQEAGLILRQMRDQGLKTVLMSGDALADKEYASITGPAGEGTLFTFGPDPRNKPTAKKIVEAFKAKGIDPEGYTLYTYAALQVWTQAVKKAGTTDAKKVMETIKAGKWDTVLGPIEYDAKGDIKQIDYVVYKWDAKGNYAELGAKGS from the coding sequence ATGAAATCACTGAAACTCATCGGTCTGGCATTTGGCGCGTCCGTAGCGCTGTCGACGGCAGCGTACGCGCAGGATATCACCATCGCAGTCGCGGGCCCGATGACCGGCACCGAGTCCGCATTCGGCCGGCAGATGAAGAACGGCGCCGACCTGGCGGTGGCGGACATCAACGCCGCCGGCGGCGTCAACGGCAAGAAAATCACGCTCAACGCCGAAGACGACGCCTGCGATCCGAAGCAGGCCCGCTCGGTGGCGGAAAAGATCGCCGGCGCCAAGATCCCGTTCGTCGCCGGCCATTTCTGCTCGTCATCCTCGATCCCGGCCTCTGAAGCCTATGCGGACGGCAACGTCCTGCAGATCACTCCGGCTTCGACCAACCCGCTCTTCACCGAGCGCAAGCTGTGGAACGTGGCGCGCGTCTGCGGCCGCGACGACCAGCAGGGCCTGATCGCCGCGCAGTTCATTGCCAAGAACTACAAGGGCAAGAACATCGCGATCCTCAACGACAAGACCACCTACGGCAAGGGTCTTGCCGACGAGACCAAGAAGGCCCTCAACAAGGCCGGCATCACCGAGAAGCTCTACGAGTCCTACAACAAGGGCGACAAGGACTTCAACGCGATCGTCTCGCGTCTGAAGAAGGAGAATGTCGACCTCGTCTATGTCGGCGGCTACCACCAGGAAGCCGGCCTCATCCTGCGCCAGATGCGCGACCAGGGCCTGAAGACGGTGCTGATGTCGGGCGACGCGCTGGCCGACAAGGAGTATGCCTCCATCACCGGCCCGGCGGGCGAAGGCACGCTGTTCACCTTCGGCCCCGATCCGCGCAACAAGCCGACCGCGAAGAAGATCGTCGAAGCCTTCAAGGCCAAGGGCATCGATCCGGAAGGCTATACGCTCTACACCTACGCCGCGCTCCAGGTCTGGACGCAGGCGGTCAAGAAGGCCGGTACCACCGACGCCAAGAAGGTCATGGAGACCATCAAGGCCGGCAAGTGGGATACGGTGCTCGGGCCGATCGAGTATGACGCCAAGGGCGACATCAAGCAGATCGACTACGTCGTCTACAAGTGGGACGCCAAGGGCAACTACGCCGAGCTCGGCGCCAAGGGCTCCTAA
- a CDS encoding ABC transporter ATP-binding protein, with translation MTAASPLLAIRGLRAAYGKIEALKGVDVEINSGEIVALIGANGAGKSTLMMTIFGKPRARAGQILYEGKDITAVPTHEIAHLRIAQSPEGRRIFPRMSVAENLQMGADVTDSTPAERESTLERVFALFPRLQERFAQRGGTLSGGEQQMLAIGRALMSRPRLLLLDEPSLGLAPLIARQIFDAIRTLNRQDGLTVLIVEQNANHALKLAHRGYVMVNGLITLAGSGAELLQRPEIRAAYLEGGRHA, from the coding sequence GTGACGGCGGCATCCCCCCTGCTCGCGATCCGGGGCCTGCGCGCGGCCTACGGCAAGATCGAGGCGCTGAAGGGCGTCGACGTCGAGATCAATTCCGGCGAGATCGTCGCGCTGATCGGCGCCAACGGCGCCGGCAAGTCGACGCTGATGATGACGATCTTCGGCAAGCCGCGCGCCCGCGCCGGGCAGATCCTGTACGAGGGCAAGGACATCACCGCCGTCCCGACCCACGAGATCGCGCATTTGCGTATCGCGCAATCGCCGGAAGGCCGCCGCATTTTCCCGCGGATGAGCGTCGCCGAGAACCTCCAGATGGGGGCCGATGTCACCGACAGCACGCCTGCGGAACGGGAGAGCACGCTCGAGCGCGTGTTCGCCCTGTTTCCCCGCCTGCAGGAACGTTTCGCCCAGCGTGGCGGAACCCTGTCCGGCGGCGAGCAGCAGATGCTGGCGATCGGCCGCGCCTTGATGAGCCGCCCTCGCCTGCTCCTGCTCGATGAACCCTCGCTGGGGCTCGCCCCGCTCATCGCGCGGCAGATTTTCGACGCGATCCGCACCCTGAACCGGCAGGACGGCCTGACCGTGCTGATCGTCGAGCAGAACGCCAACCATGCCCTGAAGCTCGCCCATCGCGGCTACGTCATGGTCAACGGCCTGATCACGCTCGCGGGCAGCGGTGCCGAATTGCTGCAGCGCCCTGAAATCCGCGCTGCCTATCTGGAAGGTGGCCGGCACGCCTGA
- a CDS encoding ABC transporter ATP-binding protein has protein sequence MSGERILSVDQLTMRFGGIVAVQDLSFAADRRKITALIGPNGAGKTTVFNCITGFYKPTGGTIRLTHDDGKEIALEGLNDFRIAKQAKVARTFQNIRLFPGMTVLENLMVAQHNMLMRASGFTFLGLIGAPNYRSAEAHAIGLATDWLKRVSLLDRADDAAGNLAYGDQRRLEIARAMCTEPALLCLDEPAAGLNARESAALSELLLSIRNDLGTSILLIEHDMSVVMEISDHIVVMDHGVKIAQGTPREVRDDPKVIAAYLGADEEEAMAVMESGS, from the coding sequence ATGAGCGGCGAGCGTATCCTCAGCGTCGATCAGCTCACCATGCGCTTCGGCGGCATCGTCGCCGTGCAGGATCTGTCGTTCGCGGCGGACCGGCGCAAGATCACGGCGCTGATCGGACCGAACGGCGCCGGCAAGACCACGGTGTTCAACTGCATCACCGGCTTCTACAAGCCGACGGGCGGCACCATCCGCCTCACCCACGATGACGGCAAGGAAATCGCGCTCGAGGGGCTCAACGATTTCCGCATCGCCAAACAGGCCAAGGTCGCACGCACCTTCCAGAACATCCGCCTGTTTCCGGGGATGACCGTGCTGGAAAACCTGATGGTGGCGCAGCACAACATGTTGATGCGCGCCTCCGGTTTCACCTTCCTCGGCCTGATCGGCGCGCCGAACTACCGCAGTGCGGAAGCGCATGCGATCGGTCTCGCCACCGATTGGCTGAAGCGGGTTAGCCTGTTGGATCGCGCCGACGATGCGGCCGGCAACCTCGCCTATGGCGACCAGCGCCGCCTCGAGATCGCGCGCGCGATGTGCACCGAGCCCGCGCTCTTGTGCCTCGACGAGCCAGCTGCCGGCCTCAACGCGCGCGAGAGCGCCGCCTTGAGCGAGCTTCTGCTTTCGATCCGCAACGACCTGGGAACCTCGATCCTCCTGATCGAGCACGACATGTCGGTCGTGATGGAGATCTCCGACCACATCGTGGTGATGGACCACGGCGTGAAGATCGCGCAAGGCACGCCGCGCGAGGTGCGCGACGATCCCAAGGTGATCGCCGCCTATCTCGGCGCCGACGAGGAAGAAGCGATGGCCGTCATGGAGAGCGGGTCGTGA